The Pseudoalteromonas rubra DNA segment TGAACGCCAGACACTGAGCCTGTTCAAAAATGGTCAGGTGGCACAATATGAGCTGGCTTATAGCGTCCGCTATCGCCTCACGCGCCCTGGGTTTGAACCTATCGAACAGGAATTTGAACTGTACCGCAACTATCAGGATGATCCGGACAATGCCCTGGGTAAAGCGCAGGAACGTGAAATCATCCTTAGCGAGTTACGTGAACTTGCCAGTCGCCGTATTATTCGCGAATTATCTCAACTCTGATGCGTTGTTATGCCAATCAATTAGCAGGCCAGCTTAAACAGGGCCTGCATCCGTTTTATCTGATCTTTGGTGAAGAACCTTTCCAGGAAGCCCAATGCGTTACCTCAGTACGCCAGGTGGCTAAACGCCAGGGCTTTGATGAAGTGATCAAATTCAGCCTGCTGCCCGGTTTTGACTGGCAGGAGCTGGTCAATCAGTACAACAGTATGTCGCTGTTCAGCGCCCAGACACTGATTGAATTCGATCTTAATCAGCAAAAACCACCCACCCAGGCCGTGGCCATCTTAAAAGAGCTGGCAGCCAACCCGAATCCGGATGTGATTTTAATCCTCAAGGGGGCCAAGGCCTCGCAGGATATTCAGCGTAGCGCCTGGTTTAAAGCGCTGGATAAGCAAGGTTTGTTTGTGCCCTGCTATGCTCTCACCGGCTACCACCTGCAACGCTGGCTTGACGATGAGTGCAAGCGGCTCAAGCTGAACCTCAATAATGATGCCAAACGCAGCCTGTTGCAGGCGACTGAAGGCAACCTGCTGGCAACCCATCAGGAGCTGGAAAAGCTATCTCTGCTGTATAAAAATGCCCCCATTGATCAGGAAAAACTGCTTAGTGGCCTGCTCAATCAGGCTAAGTTTGACATCTTTGACTTAAACGATGGGCTACTACGTGGCAACCCACGTACATTAATTAAAGTGTTGAATAAACTGGCTCACGATAATGTTGAGCCTGCCAGCATTGCCTGGACGCTACACAACCAGGCCCAGCTGTTGCTCAACCTTAAACACTTAATACAAGCGGGCACACCGACGCCGGACGCATTCAAAAAACACAATGTATGGAAAAATCAGCAGCAGAGCACCCAGCAAGCCTTGGATCGACTGAACACCGCGCAACTGGAACAGTTGCTCGTGCTGCTGGCCGAATTCGATTCCGCTTATAAGCGCAATATTCTGGTTGCGCCTTA contains these protein-coding regions:
- the holA gene encoding DNA polymerase III subunit delta, with translation MRCYANQLAGQLKQGLHPFYLIFGEEPFQEAQCVTSVRQVAKRQGFDEVIKFSLLPGFDWQELVNQYNSMSLFSAQTLIEFDLNQQKPPTQAVAILKELAANPNPDVILILKGAKASQDIQRSAWFKALDKQGLFVPCYALTGYHLQRWLDDECKRLKLNLNNDAKRSLLQATEGNLLATHQELEKLSLLYKNAPIDQEKLLSGLLNQAKFDIFDLNDGLLRGNPRTLIKVLNKLAHDNVEPASIAWTLHNQAQLLLNLKHLIQAGTPTPDAFKKHNVWKNQQQSTQQALDRLNTAQLEQLLVLLAEFDSAYKRNILVAPYQALAHIALSFCQSLPFSLPYEELA